One Clupea harengus chromosome 12, Ch_v2.0.2, whole genome shotgun sequence DNA segment encodes these proteins:
- the abl1 gene encoding tyrosine-protein kinase ABL1 isoform X1: MGQQPGKLVGDQRRTSLPTLPFIKGGKKDGGSSRHGAHNCNIFVVHEALQRPDFEPQGLSEAARWNSKENLLAGPSENDPNLFVALYDFVASGDNTLSITKGEKLRVLGYNHNGEWCEAQTKNGQGWVPSNYITPVNSLEKHSWYHGPVSRNAAEYLLSSGINGSFLVRESESSPGQRSISLRYEGRVYHYRINTASDGKLYVSSDSRFNTLAELVHHHSTVADGLITTLHYPAPKRNKPTVYGVSPNYDKWEMERTDITMRHKLGGGQYGEVYEGVWKKYNLTVAVKTLKEDTMEVEEFLKEAAVMKEIKHPNLVQLLGVCTREPPFYIITEFMTHGNLLDYLRECNREEVNAVVLLYMATQISSAMEYLEKKNFIHRDLAARNCLVGENHLVKVADFGLSRLMTGDTYTAHAGAKFPIKWTAPESLAYNKFSIKSDVWAFGVLLWEIATYGMSPYPGIDLSQVYELLEKDYRMDRPEGCPEKVYELMRACWRWNPQERPSFAETHQAFETMFQESSISDEVEKELGKKGKKMTLGPIQQAPELPTKTRTLRRNGKDGDSPEAAEHEVAVSPMLPRKERPLQDGNLNEDDRKSRPSIFTSLIKKKKKTAPAPPKRSSSFNNGQSPFSDHGHDSGKFFGSSNNNGASGGMTNGAPTYPGPLFPHHTRKKAAILPGAGGRMAGTPPGEDDAVSNSIHFLRSSSASASSHGHDRTEWKSVTLPRDLQSRNFDSGTFGGKPALPHKRAKEQKSGDASVTMRMGALTPPPRLPKKTEEPGGGGAADDVFKDAAETSPGTSPQTLTPKLSRRPHTQSQSDKTSALQAELLKPNVFSPLGAAGDECRARRNKHALDLPVQRERVKFQKPKPAPPPPPPSSAKSGKLSRSPTHEHHSSSPSSSDPRGKASSEASPASSPSGSSSTELGKSFLPPEGTAKKLPGLSSTSSKVQASKTSSTSSSSSSSMSPTGAPLGLSGMSLATEQHQSSTFPPSSSTAFMRRSLRKTRQPAERLSSSAITRDMLLESTELLRTAIGRNSEQTGSHTAVLEAGKNLSKYCASYVESIQQMRNKFAFREAINKLESSLRELQICPTASNAANAGQLPDFSKLLSSVKEISDIVRR, from the exons GAGAGAAGCTCCGTGTCCTGGGCTACAACCACAATGGCGAGTGGTGCGAGGCCCAGACCAAGAATGGCCAGGGCTGGGTGCCTAGCAACTATATCACGCCCGTCAACAGCCTGGAGAAGCACAGCTGGTACCACGGGCCAGTGTCGCGCAACGCCGCCGAGTACCTGCTCAGCAGCGGCATCAACGGCAGCTTCCTGGTGCGTGAGAGCGAGAGCAGCCCGGGCCAGAGGTCCATCTCGCTGCGCTACGAGGGACGAGTCTACCACTATCGCATCAACACGGCCTCCGACGGCAAG CTCTACGTGTCGTCAGACAGCCGCTTCAACACGTTGGCGGAGCTGGTGCACCACCACTCCACGGTGGCCGACGGCCTCATCACCACGCTACACTACCCGGCGCCCAAGCGCAACAAGCCCACCGTCTACGGCGTGTCGCCCAACTATGACAAGTGGGAGATGGAGCGCACTGACATCACCATGAGGCACAAGCTGGGCGGGGGCCAGTACGGCGAGGTCTACGAGGGCGTGTGGAAGAAGTACAACCTCACCGTGGCCGTCAAGACCCTGAAG GAGGACActatggaggtggaggagttcCTCAAGGAGGCAGCCGTCATGAAAGAGATCAAACACCCAAACCTTGTGCAGCTTCTCG GTGTGTGCACGCGAGAGCCGCCCTTCTACATCATCACTGAGTTCATGACTCACGGCAACCTGCTAGACTACCTGCGCGAGTGCAACCGGGAGGAGGTGAACGCTGTGGTGCTGCTCTACATGGCCACACAGATCTCCTCCGCCATGGAGTACCTAGAGAAGAAGAACTTCATCCACAG GGACCTGGCTGCCCGTAACTGCTTGGTTGGGGAGAACCACTTGGTGAAGGTGGCCGACTTTGGGTTGAGTCGGCTGATGACGGGAGACACCTACACGGCCCATGCCGGTGCCAAGTTCCCCATCAAGTGGACCGCCCCAGAGAGCCTGGCCTACAATAAGTTCTCCATCAAATCAGATGTGTGGG CGTTTGGGGTTCTGTTGTGGGAGATTGCCACCTATGGGATGTCTCCTTACCCAGGGATTGACCTCTCTCAGGTGTacgagctgctggagaaggacTACCGCATGGACCGGCCGGAGGGCTGCCCTGAGAAAGTCTACGAGCTCATGAGAGCCT GCTGGAGGTGGAATCCTCAGGAGAGGCCGTCCTTCGCTGAGACCCACCAGGCATTTGAGACAATGTTCCAGGAGTCCAGCATCTCAGACG aggtggagaaggagctgGGCAAGAAGGGGAAGAAGATGACTCTAGGTCCCATCCAGCAGGCCCCAGAGCTGCCCACTAAGACCAGGACCCTGCGCAGGAACGGCAAAGACGGAGACAGCCCAG AAGCTGCAGAGCACGAGGTGGCCGTGTCCCCCATGCTACCCAGGAAAGAGCGCCCCCTGCAGGATGGAAACCTGAATGAGGACGACCGGAAATCACGCCCTAGCATCTTCACCAGCCTcatcaagaagaagaagaagacggcACCGGCCCCGCCCAAGCGCAGCAGCTCCTTTAACAACGGCCAGTCGCCCTTTAGCGACCACGGCCACGACTCCGGCAAGTTCTTTGGCTCCTCCAACAACAACGGCGCAAGCGGTGGCATGACCAACGGGGCCCCCACCTATCCTGgccctctcttcccccatcACACGCGCAAGAAGGCGGCCATTCTCCCTGGCGCTGGAGGCAGAATGGCCGGGACTCCTCCAGGTGAAGACGACGCTGTTTCTAACTCCATACACTTTCTTCGCTCTTCGTCGGCCTCCGCGTCGAGCCACGGTCACGACCGCACCGAGTGGAAGTCGGTGACGCTCCCTCGTGACCTGCAGTCGCGCAACTTTGATTCGGGCACCTTCGGGGGCAAGCCCGCCCTGCCCCACAAGCGGGCTAAAGAGCAGAAGTCGGGCGACGCCTCTGTCACCATGCGCATGGGCGCACTTACCCCTCCCCCGCGCCTTCCCAAGAAGACCGAGGAGCCCGGCGGTGGCGGAGCCGCCGATGACGTGTTCAAAGACGCCGCGGAGACCAGCCCGGGCACCAGCCCGCAAACGCTCACTCCCAAGCTGAGCCGGCGGCCACACACCCAGAGCCAGTCAGACAAGACCAGCGCCCTGCAGGCCGAGCTGCTCAAGCCCAACGTCTTCTCCCCGTTGGGGGCGGCCGGTGACGAGTGCCGCGCCCGGCGCAACAAACACGCGCTAGACCTTCCCGTACAGAGGGAGCGTGTGAAGTTCCAGAAGCCCAAGCCAGCGCCTCCGCCTCCCCCACCCTCCAGCGCCAAGTCTGGCAAGCTGTCGCGGAGCCCCACTCACGAGCACcattcctcctccccctcttcgtCGGACCCAAGAGGAAAAGCGTCCTCCGAGGCCAGCCCAGCCAGCTCCCCCTCTGGGTCCTCCTCCACTGAGCTCGGCAAGAGCTTCCTGCCGCCCGAGGGCACCGCTAAGAAACTCCCTGGGCTATCCAGCACCTCCTCGAAAGTGCAGGCGTCAAAgacctcttccacctcctcctcgtcctcctcctccatgtcccCAACAGGCGCGCCGCTGGGGTTAAGTGGGATGTCCTTAGCCACCGAGCAGCACCAGTCGTCAACATTCCCCCCGTCGTCCTCCACAGCCTTCATGCGGCGCTCGCTGCGCAAAACTCGCCAGCCTGCCGAGCGCCTCTCCAGCTCGGCCATCACGCGCGACATGCTGCTGGAGAGCACGGAACTGCTGCGCACCGCCATCGGCCGCAACTCCGAGCAGACGGGCAGCCACACCGCCGTGCTGGAGGCCGGCAAAAACCTGTCCAAGTACTGCGCCAGCTACGTGGAATCCATCCAGCAGATGCGCAACAAGTTCGCCTTCCGGGAAGCCATCAACAAACTGGAGAGCAGCCTGCGCGAGCTCCAGATCTGCCCGACCGCCAGCAACGCCGCCAACGCCGGGCAGCTGCCGGACTTCAGCAAGCTGCTGTCCTCCGTCAAGGAGATTAGCGATATCGTGCGGAGGTAG
- the abl1 gene encoding tyrosine-protein kinase ABL1 isoform X2 — MKMLEICLKLVGCKSKKGLSSASSYYFEEALQRPDFEPQGLSEAARWNSKENLLAGPSENDPNLFVALYDFVASGDNTLSITKGEKLRVLGYNHNGEWCEAQTKNGQGWVPSNYITPVNSLEKHSWYHGPVSRNAAEYLLSSGINGSFLVRESESSPGQRSISLRYEGRVYHYRINTASDGKLYVSSDSRFNTLAELVHHHSTVADGLITTLHYPAPKRNKPTVYGVSPNYDKWEMERTDITMRHKLGGGQYGEVYEGVWKKYNLTVAVKTLKEDTMEVEEFLKEAAVMKEIKHPNLVQLLGVCTREPPFYIITEFMTHGNLLDYLRECNREEVNAVVLLYMATQISSAMEYLEKKNFIHRDLAARNCLVGENHLVKVADFGLSRLMTGDTYTAHAGAKFPIKWTAPESLAYNKFSIKSDVWAFGVLLWEIATYGMSPYPGIDLSQVYELLEKDYRMDRPEGCPEKVYELMRACWRWNPQERPSFAETHQAFETMFQESSISDEVEKELGKKGKKMTLGPIQQAPELPTKTRTLRRNGKDGDSPEAAEHEVAVSPMLPRKERPLQDGNLNEDDRKSRPSIFTSLIKKKKKTAPAPPKRSSSFNNGQSPFSDHGHDSGKFFGSSNNNGASGGMTNGAPTYPGPLFPHHTRKKAAILPGAGGRMAGTPPGEDDAVSNSIHFLRSSSASASSHGHDRTEWKSVTLPRDLQSRNFDSGTFGGKPALPHKRAKEQKSGDASVTMRMGALTPPPRLPKKTEEPGGGGAADDVFKDAAETSPGTSPQTLTPKLSRRPHTQSQSDKTSALQAELLKPNVFSPLGAAGDECRARRNKHALDLPVQRERVKFQKPKPAPPPPPPSSAKSGKLSRSPTHEHHSSSPSSSDPRGKASSEASPASSPSGSSSTELGKSFLPPEGTAKKLPGLSSTSSKVQASKTSSTSSSSSSSMSPTGAPLGLSGMSLATEQHQSSTFPPSSSTAFMRRSLRKTRQPAERLSSSAITRDMLLESTELLRTAIGRNSEQTGSHTAVLEAGKNLSKYCASYVESIQQMRNKFAFREAINKLESSLRELQICPTASNAANAGQLPDFSKLLSSVKEISDIVRR, encoded by the exons GAGAGAAGCTCCGTGTCCTGGGCTACAACCACAATGGCGAGTGGTGCGAGGCCCAGACCAAGAATGGCCAGGGCTGGGTGCCTAGCAACTATATCACGCCCGTCAACAGCCTGGAGAAGCACAGCTGGTACCACGGGCCAGTGTCGCGCAACGCCGCCGAGTACCTGCTCAGCAGCGGCATCAACGGCAGCTTCCTGGTGCGTGAGAGCGAGAGCAGCCCGGGCCAGAGGTCCATCTCGCTGCGCTACGAGGGACGAGTCTACCACTATCGCATCAACACGGCCTCCGACGGCAAG CTCTACGTGTCGTCAGACAGCCGCTTCAACACGTTGGCGGAGCTGGTGCACCACCACTCCACGGTGGCCGACGGCCTCATCACCACGCTACACTACCCGGCGCCCAAGCGCAACAAGCCCACCGTCTACGGCGTGTCGCCCAACTATGACAAGTGGGAGATGGAGCGCACTGACATCACCATGAGGCACAAGCTGGGCGGGGGCCAGTACGGCGAGGTCTACGAGGGCGTGTGGAAGAAGTACAACCTCACCGTGGCCGTCAAGACCCTGAAG GAGGACActatggaggtggaggagttcCTCAAGGAGGCAGCCGTCATGAAAGAGATCAAACACCCAAACCTTGTGCAGCTTCTCG GTGTGTGCACGCGAGAGCCGCCCTTCTACATCATCACTGAGTTCATGACTCACGGCAACCTGCTAGACTACCTGCGCGAGTGCAACCGGGAGGAGGTGAACGCTGTGGTGCTGCTCTACATGGCCACACAGATCTCCTCCGCCATGGAGTACCTAGAGAAGAAGAACTTCATCCACAG GGACCTGGCTGCCCGTAACTGCTTGGTTGGGGAGAACCACTTGGTGAAGGTGGCCGACTTTGGGTTGAGTCGGCTGATGACGGGAGACACCTACACGGCCCATGCCGGTGCCAAGTTCCCCATCAAGTGGACCGCCCCAGAGAGCCTGGCCTACAATAAGTTCTCCATCAAATCAGATGTGTGGG CGTTTGGGGTTCTGTTGTGGGAGATTGCCACCTATGGGATGTCTCCTTACCCAGGGATTGACCTCTCTCAGGTGTacgagctgctggagaaggacTACCGCATGGACCGGCCGGAGGGCTGCCCTGAGAAAGTCTACGAGCTCATGAGAGCCT GCTGGAGGTGGAATCCTCAGGAGAGGCCGTCCTTCGCTGAGACCCACCAGGCATTTGAGACAATGTTCCAGGAGTCCAGCATCTCAGACG aggtggagaaggagctgGGCAAGAAGGGGAAGAAGATGACTCTAGGTCCCATCCAGCAGGCCCCAGAGCTGCCCACTAAGACCAGGACCCTGCGCAGGAACGGCAAAGACGGAGACAGCCCAG AAGCTGCAGAGCACGAGGTGGCCGTGTCCCCCATGCTACCCAGGAAAGAGCGCCCCCTGCAGGATGGAAACCTGAATGAGGACGACCGGAAATCACGCCCTAGCATCTTCACCAGCCTcatcaagaagaagaagaagacggcACCGGCCCCGCCCAAGCGCAGCAGCTCCTTTAACAACGGCCAGTCGCCCTTTAGCGACCACGGCCACGACTCCGGCAAGTTCTTTGGCTCCTCCAACAACAACGGCGCAAGCGGTGGCATGACCAACGGGGCCCCCACCTATCCTGgccctctcttcccccatcACACGCGCAAGAAGGCGGCCATTCTCCCTGGCGCTGGAGGCAGAATGGCCGGGACTCCTCCAGGTGAAGACGACGCTGTTTCTAACTCCATACACTTTCTTCGCTCTTCGTCGGCCTCCGCGTCGAGCCACGGTCACGACCGCACCGAGTGGAAGTCGGTGACGCTCCCTCGTGACCTGCAGTCGCGCAACTTTGATTCGGGCACCTTCGGGGGCAAGCCCGCCCTGCCCCACAAGCGGGCTAAAGAGCAGAAGTCGGGCGACGCCTCTGTCACCATGCGCATGGGCGCACTTACCCCTCCCCCGCGCCTTCCCAAGAAGACCGAGGAGCCCGGCGGTGGCGGAGCCGCCGATGACGTGTTCAAAGACGCCGCGGAGACCAGCCCGGGCACCAGCCCGCAAACGCTCACTCCCAAGCTGAGCCGGCGGCCACACACCCAGAGCCAGTCAGACAAGACCAGCGCCCTGCAGGCCGAGCTGCTCAAGCCCAACGTCTTCTCCCCGTTGGGGGCGGCCGGTGACGAGTGCCGCGCCCGGCGCAACAAACACGCGCTAGACCTTCCCGTACAGAGGGAGCGTGTGAAGTTCCAGAAGCCCAAGCCAGCGCCTCCGCCTCCCCCACCCTCCAGCGCCAAGTCTGGCAAGCTGTCGCGGAGCCCCACTCACGAGCACcattcctcctccccctcttcgtCGGACCCAAGAGGAAAAGCGTCCTCCGAGGCCAGCCCAGCCAGCTCCCCCTCTGGGTCCTCCTCCACTGAGCTCGGCAAGAGCTTCCTGCCGCCCGAGGGCACCGCTAAGAAACTCCCTGGGCTATCCAGCACCTCCTCGAAAGTGCAGGCGTCAAAgacctcttccacctcctcctcgtcctcctcctccatgtcccCAACAGGCGCGCCGCTGGGGTTAAGTGGGATGTCCTTAGCCACCGAGCAGCACCAGTCGTCAACATTCCCCCCGTCGTCCTCCACAGCCTTCATGCGGCGCTCGCTGCGCAAAACTCGCCAGCCTGCCGAGCGCCTCTCCAGCTCGGCCATCACGCGCGACATGCTGCTGGAGAGCACGGAACTGCTGCGCACCGCCATCGGCCGCAACTCCGAGCAGACGGGCAGCCACACCGCCGTGCTGGAGGCCGGCAAAAACCTGTCCAAGTACTGCGCCAGCTACGTGGAATCCATCCAGCAGATGCGCAACAAGTTCGCCTTCCGGGAAGCCATCAACAAACTGGAGAGCAGCCTGCGCGAGCTCCAGATCTGCCCGACCGCCAGCAACGCCGCCAACGCCGGGCAGCTGCCGGACTTCAGCAAGCTGCTGTCCTCCGTCAAGGAGATTAGCGATATCGTGCGGAGGTAG